The following coding sequences are from one Arachis hypogaea cultivar Tifrunner chromosome 7, arahy.Tifrunner.gnm2.J5K5, whole genome shotgun sequence window:
- the LOC112703570 gene encoding uncharacterized protein produces MHSQNTKTHTHTQQEKGKNGERKKEKEREKLESENKRRRGGRGRMAPAGITAAAPSCRYQEGGDVEREEELREEGALLCLHCCHLFAFCCRRGKLPPSSSSLRAGRCQLPPPSHLPSRTTLRMHRRDRRVKRGRQRKKEEALFSLLRPVAVRGVTVVAAVMGYATGPLSSENSAVSPGFTAGDWPLSLFLLLYFLLHLLNSGKGAIFLENSENTYKIKSELQYDVKSYCMEYYFETKTGANFDYFFLFANVWLVLWTCFCLFVLPFGYD; encoded by the exons ATGCACTCACAAAacacaaaaacacacacacacacacagcaagagaaagggaagaacggagagagaaagaaagaaaaagaaagggagaagTTGGAATcagagaacaagagaaggagagggGGAAGAGGGAGGATGGCGCCGGCGGGCATTACTGCCGCCGCGCCGTCGTGTCGCTATCAGGAAGGAGGAGACGTTGAGCGAGAGGAAGAGCTCCGCGAGGAAGGAGCGCTGCTGTGCCTCCATTGTTGCCATTTGTTCGCATTCTGCTGTCGCCGAGGGAAGCTGCCGCCGTCGTCGTCTTCATTGCGAGCGGGTCGTTGCCAGCTTCCACCGCCGTCGCATCTCCCATCACGGACGACGCTGAGGATGCACAGGAGGGACAGACGCGTGAAGAGAGGAAGACAGAGGAAAAAGGAGGAGGCGCTGTTCTCCCTGCTGCGCCCAGTCGCCGTTCGTGGAGTCACCGTCGTCGCCGCTGTTATGGGTTATGCCACTGGGCCTCTGTCGTCCGAAAATAGCGCTGTCTCACCGGGATTCACTGCCG GAGATTGGCCCTTATCATTGTTTCTGCTGTTATACTTTCTATTACATTTGCTGAATTCT GGAAAAGGTGCAATTTTCTTGGAGAATTCCGAAAACACATACAAGATCAAATCTGAACTGCAGTATGACGTGAAAAGTTATTGCATGGAGTACTATTTTGAAACCAAAACTGGTGctaattttgactatttttttttgtttgcaaaTGTTTGGTTGGTTTTGTGGActtgtttttgtttatttgttttgccTTTTGGGTATGACTGA